A genome region from Populus alba chromosome 3, ASM523922v2, whole genome shotgun sequence includes the following:
- the LOC118037890 gene encoding uncharacterized protein, producing MEHHLPVIAKRAWGIVRVIFFMLRKGLSKRKLLVDLNMMLKRGNKIASKAIGNLMFHHHHHNDHRKVSFTSAPCEYEFSCSNTPTYSLPFHISKRRHHHHHYNNFFPCAFNAPPTHDDHDMVTMSAVKLALEMLNNNEVVLPVEASPLLPGFGRSQMVRQLRITDSLFPLRDVDDDNSFVDKKAEEFIEKFYKELRQQKRTCG from the coding sequence ATGGAGCACCATCTACCAGTGATAGCCAAAAGAGCATGGGGCATAGTACGTGTTATCTTCTTCATGCTAAGAAAGGGTTTATCAAAGAGAAAACTCTTGGTTGATCTCAACATGATGCTTAAACGTGGAAACAAGATTGCAAGCAAAGCCATAGGTAATCTCATGTtccaccatcaccaccacaaTGACCATCGCAAGGTCTCATTCACATCCGCACCATGCGAGTATGAGTTCAGCTGTAGCAACACTCCCACATACTCGCTCCCCTTCCATATCAGCAAGCGTcgtcaccaccaccatcactacAATAACTTCTTTCCATGTGCATTCAATGCGCCACCAACTCACGATGATCATGACATGGTGACCATGAGTGCTGTGAAGCTGGCTTTGGAGATGCTGAACAACAATGAAGTGGTACTGCCTGTGGAGGCGTCCCCACTGTTGCCAGGGTTTGGAAGGAGTCAAATGGTGAGGCAGTTGAGGATAACGGACTCACTGTTTCCATTGAGAgatgttgatgatgataatagtTTTGTGGACAAAAAAGCTGAAGAGTTTATCGAGAAGTTCTACAAGGAATTGAGGCAGCAAAAGAGAACGTGTGGCTAA